The following are encoded in a window of Chlorocebus sabaeus isolate Y175 chromosome 10, mChlSab1.0.hap1, whole genome shotgun sequence genomic DNA:
- the TEX44 gene encoding testis-expressed protein 44, translating into MTPGEPSGEAGSTSSPTHGTPGSPLGSVADSVSKDSPAGGPQGQVPLTTDVLAVSSSAASTNQQDIDQASLKTATPEAMSTSGDKDKGAVVPEHGQKTPRKITPLPPSQNPSPLQTSMSLENPTWDRQVQDTRTSQSLVVFPSHLLGKDKTSQMASVPEREPESAPLAPSAEPQFTQHTEAQPVGSDADHVTTGVNGQHGPQAASTTKAAEEKAEHPKAPHPEAEALPSDESPVAMGANVVDGLGDLQAWFFPPPPAGSVSPSPGPHEVALGRRPLDPSLYMASEENGYMCSMTSLLGRGEGSISSLADILVWSETTMGMAIATGFLDSGHSTVADLLHSSGPRLHSVPSLLGSVSSAFSSGLTSGTGSALRTLTHVLETVEQRTVEGIRSAVRYLTSHLTPRRFQADPNYD; encoded by the coding sequence ATGACCCCAGGAGAGCCCTCGGGAGAGGCCGGCTCCACCAGCAGCCCCACACATGGCACTCCCGGGTCCCCCCTGGGCAGCGTGGCTGACAGCGTGTCTAAGGACAGCCCAGCAGGAGGGCCCCAAGGTCAGGTCCCACTCACAACAGATGTCTTGGCAGTGAGCAGCTCTGCCGCGTCCACCAACCAGCAGGATATAGATCAGGCCTCCCTCAAGACGGCCACCCCCGAGGCCATGTCAACATCTGGAGACAAAGACAAGGGTGCAGTTGTTCCAGAACACGGCCAGAAGACACCTAGAAAAAtcacacctctgcctcccagccaaAACCCAAGTCCCCTGCAAACATCTATGAGCCTTGAGAATCCAACGTGGGACAGGCAGGTTCAAGACACAAGGACAAGTCAGAGTCTAGTGGTTTTCCCAAGTCACCTCCTGGGTAAGGACAAGACGTCACAAATGGCGAGTGTTCCTGAGAGAGAGCCGGAGTCAGCCCCCTTGGCCCCCAGTGCTGAGCCACAGTTCACCCAGCACACGGAGGCTCAGCCCGTCGGGAGTGATGCTGACCACGTCACCACAGGTGTCAATGGCCAGCATGGCCCTCAGGCTGCCAGCACCACCAAGGCtgctgaggagaaagctgagcaTCCAAAGGCCCCACACCCCGAAGCTGAAGCTTTGCCATCTGATGAGTCCCCAGTGGCAATGGGGGCAAATGTGGTGGATGGCTTAGGAGACCTGCAGGCTTGGTTCTTCCCTCCACCTCCAGCAGGCAGTGTGTCCCCGTCGCCTGGCCCCCACGAGGTGGCCCTGGGGAGGAGGCCCCTGGACCCCAGCCTGTACATGGCCAGTGAGGAGAATGGCTACATGTGCTCCATGACCAGTCTGCTGGGCAGGGGCGAGGGCTCCATCAGCTCCCTGGCAGACATCCTGGTGTGGTCCGAGACCACCATGGGCATGGCCATAGCCACAGGCTTCCTGGACTCCGGCCACAGCACCGTGGCAGATCTGCTGCACAGCTCGGGGCCCAGATTGCACTCGGTCCCCAGCCTGCTGGGAAGCGTCAGCTCAGCCTTCTCCTCCGGGCTGACGTCAGGGACTGGCTCAGCCCTGCGCACCCTCACCCATGTGCTGGAGACAGTGGAGCAGAGGACGGTGGAGGGCATCCGCTCGGCCGTGCGCTACCTGACCAGCCACCTCACCCCACGCCGGTTCCAGGCTGACCCCAACTATGATTAG